A window of the Helianthus annuus cultivar XRQ/B chromosome 4, HanXRQr2.0-SUNRISE, whole genome shotgun sequence genome harbors these coding sequences:
- the LOC110933090 gene encoding uncharacterized protein LOC110933090 → MVPQFYQIVTWTLPWKTLRKEIKARAIRTGQQHVQEEVQNSQRWREDSKPKKNVKRKLIISVDGDSQMTADTALPKQDAIALFKCIKSLTRNQQEDVNRMGFGKMLSFNISGIPLKIAHYVVDHFNPEEMAIEMPCGSIDVDVESVHDLLGIPKKGINMQNVRTYSKLDVAVEAWRKRYRKRFVAPTNLAQSILTSDEANSFHFRLDFLMLFLTVMVECNKNGRMKEWILKTFTGDTDFSKINWCAYLIQQIKSCKDGWKSCDPESPFSGPLTLLALLYVDRVKCTGFPVDRTIYPIVFWSKYELKKRERFEIKRGGFGGEDLHEVGVVRRDPRKTELHANDEVLSNEIALIEKHLDVMEAKRVTVEKKLEVVFNAHPDNEQVKKLIQRFEKIVHSKKTSIWLWPDSPRKKIAGVLMSLNKTVQNPDNDYTEDPEDDVPKAAAVAKINGMTFFTKHIYLFLFANNRLHEKTIHMYL, encoded by the exons atgGTGCCTCAGTTTTACCAGATAGTGACTTGGACACTCCCATGGAAAACATTGAGAAAAGAAATAAAG GCGAGGGCGATCAGGACGGGCCAGCAACACGTACAAGAGGAGGTACAAAACT CTCAGCGATGGCGTGAGGATAGCAAACCAAAGAAAAATGTCAAAAGGAAACTAATAA TTTCAGTAGATGGTGACTCACAGATGACTGCAGATACAGCTCTACCAAAACAGGATGCAATTGct TTGTTCAAATGCATCAAGTCTCTAACGAGGAACCAACAAGAAGACGTTAATAGGATGGGTTTTGGAAAAATGTTGTCATTCAACATCAGTGGGATACCTCTAAAAATTGCCCACTATGTTGTGGACCACTTTAACCCAGAAGAAATGGCTATTGAAATGCCATGTGGGTCAATAGATGTTGATGTTGAGTCTGTCCATGACCTTCTAGGGATTCCTAAGAAGGGCATAAACATGCAAAATGTACGAACATATTCAAAGCTTGATGTTGCTGTTGAAGCATGGAGAAAACGATATCGTAAACGATTTGTGGCACCAACGAACCTGGCACAATCTATACTCACAAGTGATGAAGCCAACAGTTTTCATTTCCGACTGGACTTCCTGATGTTATTCTTAACCGTCATGGTTGAGTGTAACAAAAATGGGCGAATGAAAGAGtggattttgaaaacttttacTGGAGACACGGATTTCAGTAAAATCAATTGGTGTGCCTATCTGATCCAACAAATCAAATCATGTAAAGATGGCTGGAAGAGTTGTGATCCTGAATCTCCATTTTCTGGACCACTCACACTTTTGGCT TTGCTATATGTCGACAGAGTTAAATGCACAGGATTTCCAGTTGACCGGACAATATACCCAATCGTATTCTGGAGCAAATACGAACTGAAAAAAAGAGAACGGTTTGAGATAAAAAGAGGTGGCTTTGGTGGAGAGGATTTGCATGAAGTTGGTGTGGTTAGACGGGATCCAAGAAAAACAGAGTTACATGCTAATGATGAAGTTCTGAGT AATGAGATTGCATTGATAGAAAAACATTTGGACGTGATGGAGGCGAAAAGAGTTACGGTGGAAAAAAAATTGGAAGTAGTGTTCAATGCTCATCCAGACAACGAGCAAGTTaaaaaattgatacaacgatttgAGAAAATTGTACACTCAAAAAAAACAAGCATATGGCTGTGGCCTGATTCCCCAAGGAAAAAAATTGCTGGGGTCCTCATGTCTCTTAACAAGACAGTCCAAAACCCAGATAATGATTACACAGAAG ACCCTGAAGATGATGTGCCAAAAGCGGCTGCAGTGGCAAAGATCAATGGTATGACcttttttacaaaacatatttatctttttttatttGCAAATAATCGTTTACACGAAAAAACTATTCATATGTATTTGTAG
- the LOC110933088 gene encoding uncharacterized protein LOC110933088, producing MRVYFSTTVIDSWLLTDSTCDDDERMQTFGERMVVGGAYDFIGIKMGFFPILENDEYYMLVFDLENGEITVIDHKPDRTPLAGIRDHQDYYKKDTPYKVKHMLDNYLEHCKHPLKDKIAPAKIKRCDIHWATSAHPMDSAVFLMHHMQNFNGVGKHFECGFSSNWKQKKKQILTLRKKFATRILLCDVNVMKGKVRDAALSV from the exons ATGCGGGTTTATTTTAGCACAACTGTGATA GACAGCTGGCTTTTGACGGATTCTActtgtgatgatgatgaacgTATGCAAACGTTCGGCGAAAGGATGGTCGTAGGCGGCGCATATGATTTCATTGGGATCAAAATGGGTTTCTTTCCAATCCTCGAGAATGATGAATATTACATGCTTGTTTTCGATCTGGAAAACGGTGAAATAACCGTCATAGACCACAAGCCTGATCGCACACCCTTAGCTGGCATTAGGGATCATCAAGACTACTACAAAAAAGATACACCATACAAAGTG AAGCATATGCTGGACAATTATTTGGAGCATTGCAAACATCCGTTAAAGGATAAAATTGCACCAGCCAAGATTAAGAGGTGTGATATCCATTGGGCGACAAGTGCACATCCAATGGATAGTGCAGTATTCCTTATGCACCACATGCAGAATTTTAACGGCGTTGGTAAACACTTTGAATGTGGTTTTAGTAGCAACTGGAAGCAAAAGAAAAAACAGATTCTTACCCTCCGAAAAAAATTCGCTACACGCATACTACTCTGTGATGTGAATGTGATGAAGGGAAAGGTTCGTGATGCTGCATTATCAGTGTAA